From a single Cotesia glomerata isolate CgM1 linkage group LG6, MPM_Cglom_v2.3, whole genome shotgun sequence genomic region:
- the LOC123267015 gene encoding mucin-2-like isoform X2, with translation MIRDWLFPSDYQEYDYVYYDQPKSEPEKPPPPKSKPPPPPKPKPPKKKKPATPAPPAPLPPLPPLPPLPPLPPLPPAPPLPSVAPLPQLPPAPPLPPVPPQQTMYPKKSKTMLPTTLIKTKFEKEITTITNVPTTTPKTTTTIEPTTTPKTTTILPTTTLKTTPKVETTTTVQPTTTPKTTTTTVKPTTTPKTTTILPTTTLKTTTTKVETTTTVQPTTTPKTTTTTVKPTTTPKTTTILPTTTLTTTTVQLTTTPKTTTTIEPTTTPKTTTILPTTTLKTTTPKVEMTTTVQPTTTPKPTTTTIEPTTTPETTTTIEPTTTPKTTTILPTTILETTTPKVKNTTTVQPTTTAKTTTILPSTTLETTTPDLETTTTIEPTTTSKTTTILPSTTLKTTTPEVETTTTVQPTTTPKSTTTIEPTTTPKTTTILPTTSLKTTTVQPTTTIEPTTTPKTTTILPTTTLKTTPKVETTITVQPTTTPKTTTTIEPTTTPKMTTILPITTLKTTTPKVETTTTVQPTTSPKTTTTTTVKPTTTPKTTTILPTTTLTTTTVQLTTTPKTTTTIETTTTPKTTKILPTTTLKTTTPKVETTTTVQPTTSPKTTTTTVKPTTTPKTTTILTTTSLKTTTVQLTTTPKTTTTIEPTTTPKTTTILPTTTLTTTVQLTTTPKTTSTIEPTTTPKTTTILLTTTLTTTTVQPTTTPKSTTTIKPTTTPKTTTILPTTSLKTTTVQPTTTPKTTTTIEPTTTPKTTTILPTTTLKTTPKVETTTTVQPTTTPKTTTILPSTTLKTTTPDLETTTTIEPTTSPKTTTILPTTTLKTITPEVETTTTVQPTPTPKTTTTIEPTTTSITTTILPTTTLKRTTEVETTTTVQQTTTPKPTRTTIERTTTPKTTTILPTTTLTTTTVQLITTPKTTTTIEPTSTPKTTTILPTTTLKTTPKVETTTTVQPTTTLKATTTIETTTTPRTTTILPTTTLKTTSPKVETTTTVQPTTTAKTTTIGPITTPKTTTILPTTTLKTTTPKVEMTTTDQPTTTPKTTTTIEATTTPRTTTILPTKTTKTTSPKVETTTTVQPTTTPKTTTIEPTTTPRTTTILPTTTLETTTPKVETTTTVQPTITLKRTTTTVIPTTTPKMTSISPTTTLKTTTVQPTTTLKATTTIEQTTTPKMTKILPTTTLKTTTPKIETTTTVQLTTTLKTTTTIEPTTTPETATILPTTTLKTRTVQPTTTSKTTTTIEQTTTSRTTTILPTTTLKTTTPKVETTITVQTTTTPKTTTKIEQSTTPRTTTILPTTTLKTTTVQLTTTLKTTTTIEPTTTPETTTILPTTTLKITTPKVETTITVQTTTTPKTTTTIEPTTTPRTTTILPTRTLKTTTVQLTTTLKTTTTIEPTTTPETATILLTTTLKTRTVQPTTTSKTTTTIEQTTTSRTTTILPTTTLKTTTPKVETTITVQTTTTPKTTTKIEQSTTPRTTTILPTTTLKTTTVQLTTTLKTTTTIEPTTTPETTTILPTTTLKITTPKVETTITVQTTTTPKTTTTIEPTTTPRTTTILPTTTLKTTTVQLTTTLKTTTTIEPTTTPETATILPTTTLKTRTVQPTTTSKTTTTIEQTTTSRTTTILPTTTLKTTTPKVETTITVQTTTTPKTPTKIEQSTTPRTTTILPTTTLKTTTVQLTTTLKTTTTIEPTTTPETTTILPTTTLKITTPKVETTITVQTTTTPKTTTTMEPTTTPRMTTILSTTTLKTTIPKVETTTTVQPTTTPKTTTTIEPTTTSKTTTILPTTTFKTTTPKVERTTTTVQLTTTLKTTTTIEPTTTPETTTILPTTTLKTTTPKVETTITVQTTTTPKTTTTMEPTTTPRMTPILSTTTLKTTIPKVETTTTVQPTTTPKTTTTIEPTTTSKTTTILPITTFKTTTPMVETTTTVQLTTNLKTTTTIEPTTTPETTTILPTTTLKTTTPKVETIITVQTTTTPKTTTKIEQSTTPRTTTILPTTTLKTTTVQPTITPKTTTPFEQTPTSKTTTILPTTDRKTTTSKVETTTTVQLTTTPKTTTTMEPTTTPIMTTILSTTTLKTTIPKVETTTTVQPTTTPKTTTTIEPTTTSKTTTILPTTTFKTTTPKVERTTTTVQPTITPKTTTVLPTTILKTTTLKVETTTTVEPTTTPKTTTQEVETMTAVQPTTTPETTTILPITTLKTTMLQVETTTIQPITAVKGESISSVQLSTSPKATILKEATTTKVLLTTTPKTTTRIIETTTFLPTTTLKTTTLKKETTKTISPTTTLRMTSQPTTTPTPTTQKLETTLIFPTTTSKTTSFKEETRTTTVLPTTVPISTILKVETITSTVLPPTTSKTTTLKEETTTPMILPTTTAKKATILPTTIQKKTTLKEETTTTTDLPTTPTITTKVETTATTVLLTTTEVTVEEKTSTFLPTTTGESSTSKQETSTTFLPTTTETKTTLKEATSTTFLQTITETKTTFKEETATTTVLPTTTETTSSSEEVTLTTTLLLTTPERTTDLNKETSTAFLPTTTGTTTTLEEETSMTTVLPTTAETTSTSEEVTLTTTLLLATPARSTALTEETSTTFLPTTTETTTTFEEETNVYDNSATDYNRDNLKF, from the exons ATGATACGAGATTGGTTATTTCCATCTGATTACCAAGAATATGACTACGTGTATTATGACCAACCAAAGTCTGAACCTGAAAAGCCTCCACCACCCAAATCTAAACCGCCACCGCCACCAAAACCTAAACCTccgaaaaagaaaaaacctGCGACACCAGCACCTCCTGCGCCGCTTCCGCCTCTACCACCACTTCCGCCACTGCCACCACTTCCGCCTCTTCCACCTGCTCCACCACTCCCTTCGGTAGCGCCCCTCCCCCAACTCCCACCTGCACCCCCTCTTCCTCCTGTTCCGCCACAACAGACTATGTACCCTAAAAAATCGAAGACAATGTTGCCGACAACTCTAATAAAaacgaaatttgaaaaagaaattacGACAATAACAAATGTGCCCACTACTACTCCGAAAACGACGACAACAATCGAACCGACTACAACTCCCAAAACGACTACAATTTTACCAACTACAACTCTGAAAACAACACCCAAGGTAGAAACGACAACAACAGTTCAGCCGACCACAACTCCgaaaacaacaacaacaacagttAAACCGACAACAACTCCAAAAACGACTACAATTTTACCAACTACAACTCTGAAGACAACAACAACCAAGGTTGAAACGACAACAACAGTTCAGCCGACCACAACTCCgaaaacaacaacaacaacagttAAACCGACAACAACTCCAAAAACGACTACAATTTTACCAACTACAACTCTGACGACAACAACAGTTCAGCTAACCACAACTCCAAAAACGACAACAACAATCGAACCGACTACAACTCCCAAAACGACTACAATTTTACCAACTACAACTCTGAAGACAACAACACCCAAGGTAGAAATGACAACAACAGTTCAGCCGACCACAACTCCGAaaccaacaacaacaacaattgAACCGACTACAACTCCTGAAACGACAACAACAATTGAACCGACCACAACTCCCAAAACGACTACAATTTTACCAACTACAATTCTGGAGACAACAACACCCAAGGTAAAAAACACAACAACAGTTCAGCCGACCACAACTGCCAAAACAACTACAATTTTACCAAGTACAACTCTGGAGACAACAACACCCGATCTAGAAACGACAACAACAATTGAACCAACCACAACTTCAAAAACGACTACAATTTTACCAAGTACAACTCTGAAGACAACAACACCCGAGGTAGAAACGACAACAACAGTTCAGCCGACTACAACTCCGAAATCTACAACAACAATTGAACCGACCACAACTCCTAAAACGACTACAATTTTACCAACTACAAGTCTAAAGACAACAACAGTTCAGCCGACAACAACAATCGAACCGACTACAACTCCCAAAACGACTACAATTTTACCAACTACAACTCTGAAAACAACACCCAAGGTAGAAACGACAATAACAGTTCAGCCGACCACAACTCCGAAAACGACAACAACAATTGAACCGACCACAACTCCTAAAATGACTACAATTTTACCAATTACAACTCTGAAGACAACAACACCCAAGGTTGAAACGACAACAACAGTTCAGCCGACCACAAGTCCgaaaacaacaacaacaacaacagttAAACCTACAACAACTCCAAAAACGACTACAATTTTACCAACTACAACTCTAACGACAACAACAGTTCAGCTGACCACAACTCCGAAAACGACAACAACAATCGAAACGACTACAACTCCCAAAACGACTAAAATTTTACCAACTACAACTCTGAAGACAACAACACCCAAGGTTGAAACGACAACAACAGTTCAGCCGACCACAAGTCCgaaaacaacaacaacaacagttAAACCTACAACAACTCCAAAAACGACTACAATTTTGACAACTACAAGTCTAAAGACAACAACAGTTCAGCTGACCACAACTCCGAAAACGACAACAACAATCGAACCGACTACAACTCCCAAAACGACTACAATTTTACCAACTACAACTCTGACGACAACAGTTCAGCTGACCACAACTCCGAAAACGACATCAACAATCGAACCGACTACAACTCCCAAAACGACTACAATTTTACTAACTACAACTCTGACGACAACAACAGTTCAGCCGACTACAACTCCGAAATCTACAACAACAATTAAACCGACCACAACTCCTAAAACGACTACAATTTTACCAACTACAAGTCTAAAGACAACAACAGTTCAGCCGACCACAACTCCGAAAACGACAACAACAATCGAACCGACTACAACTCCCAAAACGACTACAATTTTACCAACTACAACTCTGAAAACAACACCCAAGGTAGAAACGACAACAACAGTTCAGCCGACCACAACTCCCAAAACGACTACAATTTTACCAAGTACAACTCTGAAGACAACAACACCCGATCTAGAAACGACAACAACAATCGAACCGACCACAAGTCCAAAAACGACTACAATTTTACCAACTACAACTCTGAAGACAATAACACCCGAGGTAGAAACGACAACAACAGTTCAGCCGACTCCAACTCCGAAAACGACAACAACAATTGAACCAACCACAACTTCAATAACGACTACAATTTTACCAACTACAACTCTGAAGAGAACAACCGAGGTAGAAACGACAACAACAGTTCAGCAGACCACAACTCCGAAACCAACAAGAACAACAATTGAACGGACCACAACTCCAAAAACGACTACAATTTTACCAACTACAACTCTGACGACAACAACAGTTCAGCTGATTACAACTCCGAAAACGACAACAACAATCGAACCGACTTCAACTCCCAAAACGACTACAATTTTACCAACTACAACTCTGAAAACAACACCCAAGGTCGAAACGACAACAACAGTTCAGCCGACCACAACTCTGAAAGCGACAACAACAATCGAAACGACTACAACTCCCAGAACGACTACAATTTTACCAACTACAACTCTGAAGACAACATCACCTAAGGTAGAAACGACAACAACAGTTCAGCCGACTACAACCGCGAAAACGACAACAATTGGACCGATCACAACTCCAAAAACGACAACAATTTTACCTACTACGACTCTGAAGACCACAACACCCAAGGTCGAAATGACAACAACAGATCAGCCGACGACAACGCCAAAAACGACAACAACAATCGAAGCGACTACAACTCCCAGAACGACTACAATTTTACCAACTAAAACGACGAAGACAACATCACCTAAGGTAGAAACGACAACAACAGTTCAGCCGACTACAACCCCGAAAACTACAACAATTGAACCGACCACAACTCCCAGAACGACTACAATTTTACCAACTACGACTCTGGAGACCACAACACCCAAGGTCGAAACGACAACAACAGTTCAGCCGACGATAACTCTGAAaagaacaacaacaacagtTATACCGACAACAACTCCAAAAATGACTTCAATTTCACCAACAACAACTCTAAAGACAACAACAGTTCAGCCGACCACAACTCTGAAAGCGACAACAACCATCGAACAGACTACAACTCCcaaaatgacaaaaattttaccaaCTACAACTCTGAAGACCACAACACCCAAGATCGAAACGACAACAACAGTTCAGCTGACTACAACTCTGAAAACGACAACAACAATTGAACCGACCACAACTCCCGAAACGGCTACAATTTTACCAACTACAACTCTGAAGACAAGAACAGTTCAGCCGACCACAACTTCGAAAACGACAACAACAATCGAACAGACTACAACTTCCAGAACGACTACAATTTTACCAACTACAACTCTGAAGACAACAACACCCAAGGTAGAAACGACAATAACAGTTCAGACGACCACAACTCCGAAAACGACAACAAAAATCGAACAGAGTACAACTCCCAGAACGACGACAATTTTACCAACTACAACTCTGAAGACAACAACAGTTCAGCTGACTACAACTCTGAAAACGACAACAACAATTGAACCGACCACAACTCCCGAAACGACTACAATTTTACCAACTACAACTCTGAAGATAACAACACCCAAGGTAGAAACGACAATAACAGTTCAGACGACCACAACTCCGAAAACGACAACAACTATTGAACCAACCACAACTCCCAGAACGACTACAATTTTACCAACTAGAACTCTGAAGACAACAACAGTTCAGCTGACTACAACTCTGAAAACGACAACAACAATTGAACCGACCACAACTCCCGAAACGGCTACAATTTTACTAACTACAACTCTGAAGACAAGAACAGTTCAGCCGACCACAACTTCGAAAACGACAACAACAATCGAACAGACTACAACTTCCAGAACGACTACAATTTTACCAACTACAACTCTGAAGACAACAACACCCAAGGTAGAAACGACAATAACAGTTCAGACGACCACAACTCCGAAAACGACAACAAAAATCGAACAGAGTACAACTCCCAGAACGACGACAATTTTACCAACTACAACTCTGAAGACAACAACAGTTCAGCTGACTACAACTCTGAAAACGACAACAACAATTGAACCGACCACAACTCCCGAAACGACTACAATTTTACCAACTACAACTCTGAAGATAACAACACCCAAGGTAGAAACGACAATAACAGTTCAGACGACCACAACTCCGAAAACGACAACAACTATTGAACCAACCACAACTCCCAGAACGACTACAATTTTACCAACTACAACTCTGAAGACAACAACAGTTCAGCTGACTACAACTCTGAAAACGACAACAACAATTGAACCGACCACAACTCCCGAAACGGCTACAATTTTACCAACTACAACTCTGAAGACAAGAACAGTTCAGCCGACCACAACTTCGAAAACGACAACAACAATCGAACAGACTACAACTTCCAGAACGACTACAATTTTACCAACTACAACTCTGAAGACAACAACACCCAAGGTAGAAACGACAATAACAGTTCAGACGACCACAACTCCGAAAACGCCAACAAAAATCGAACAGAGTACAACTCCCAGAACGACTACAATTTTACCAACTACAACTCTGAAGACAACAACAGTTCAGCTGACTACAACTCTGAAAACGACAACAACAATTGAACCGACCACAACTCCCGAAACGACTACAATTTTACCAACTACAACTCTGAAGATAACAACACCCAAGGTAGAAACGACAATAACAGTTCAGACGACCACAACTCCGAAAACGACAACAACAATGGAACCGACTACAACTCCCAGAATGACTACAATTTTATCAACTACAACTTTGAAGACAACAATACCCAAGGTAGAAACGACAACAACAGTTCAGCCGACTACAACTCCGAAAACGACAACAACTATTGAACCAACCACAACTTCAAAAACGACTACAATTTTACCAACTACAACTTTTAAGACGACAACACCCAAGGTAGAaagaacaacaacaacagtTCAGCTGACTACAACTCTGAAAACGACAACAACAATTGAACCGACCACAACTCCCGAAACGACTACAATTTTACCAACTACAACTCTGAAGACAACAACACCCAAGGTAGAAACGACAATAACAGTTCAGACGACCACAACTCCGAAAACGACAACAACAATGGAACCGACTACAACTCCCAGAATGACTCCAATTTTATCAACTACAACTCTGAAGACAACAATACCCAAGGTAGAAACGACAACAACAGTTCAGCCGACTACAACTCCGAAAACGACAACAACTATTGAACCAACCACAACTTCAAAAACGACTACAATTTTACCAATTACAACTTTTAAGACTACAACACCCATGGTAGAAACGACAACAACAGTTCAGCTGACTACAAATCTGAAAACGACAACAACAATTGAACCGACCACAACTCCCGAAACGACTACAATTTTACCAACTACAACTCTGAAAACAACAACACCCAAGGTAGAAACGATAATAACAGTTCAGACGACCACAACTCCGAAAACGACAACAAAAATCGAACAGAGTACAACTCCCAGAACGACTACAATTTTACCAACTACAACTCTGAAGACAACAACAGTTCAGCCGACCATAACTCCGAAAACGACAACACCATTCGAACAGACTCCAACTTCCAAAACGACTACAATTTTACCAACTACAGATCGGAAGACAACAACATCCAAGGTAGAAACGACAACAACAGTTCAGCTGACCACAACTCCGAAAACGACAACAACAATGGAACCGACTACAACTCCCATAATGACTACAATTTTATCAACTACAACTCTGAAGACAACAATACCCAAGGTAGAAACGACAACAACAGTTCAGCCGACTACAACTCCGAAAACGACAACAACTATTGAACCAACCACAACTTCAAAAACAACTACAATTTTACCAACTACAACTTTTAAGACGACAACACCCAAGGTAGAaagaacaacaacaacagtTCAGCCAACTATAACTCCAAAAACGACTACAGTTTTGCCAACTACAATTCTAAAGACTACAACACTCAAAGTAGAAACGACAACAACAGTTGAGCCAACTACAACTCCAAAAACAACGACACAAGAGGTAGAAACGATGACAGCAGTTCAGCCGACTACAACTCCAGAAACGACAACAATTTTGCCAATTACAACTCTAAAGACGACAATGCTTCAAGTAGAAACGACAACTATCCAGCCGATTACAGCAGTAAAAGGAGAATCGATATCTTCAGTTCAGCTGTCTACAAGTCCAAAAGCGACCATACTGAAAGAAGCAACGACAACAAAAGTTTTGCTAACTACAACTCCAAAAACGACTACACGGATAATTGAAACGACAACATTTTTACCAACTACAACTCTTAAGACAACAACACTAAAGAAAGAAACGACAAAAACTATTTCTCCAACTACAACTTTGAGAATGACAAGTCAGCCGACTACAACTCCGACACCGACAACACAAAAGCTTGAAACAACACTAATTTTCCCGACTACGACTTCCAAAACGACATCTTTCAAGGAAGAAACGAGAACAACAACAGTTTTGCCGACTACAGTTCCAATATCAACAATACTCAAAGTAGAAACGATAACTTCAACGGTTTTGCCGCCTACGACTTCAAAAACAACAACACTTAAG GAAGAAACGACAACACCAATGATTCTGCCAACTACGACTGCAAAGAAAGCAACGATACTACCGACTACAATTcagaaaaaaacaacattgaAGGAAGAAACGACGACAACAACAGATCTGCCGACTACACCTACTATAACAACAAAGGTAGAAACGACAGCAACAACCGTTCTGCTGACTACAACTGAGGTAACAGTTGAAGAGAAAACGTCGACATTTTTACCTACTACAACCGGGGAATCATCGACATCTAAACAAGAAACTTCGACAACGTTTCTGCCGACTACAACCGAGACAAAGACAACACTTAAGGAAGCAACGTCCACGACGTTTCTTCAAACTATAACCGAGACAAAAACAACGTTTAAAGAAGAAACGGCCACGACAACAGTGCTGCCGACCACAACCGAGACAACCTCAAGTTCTGAAGAGGTCACGTTGACAACAACGTTACTGCTGACTACACCCGAGAGAACCACAGATCTCAATAAAGAGACTTCAACGGCGTTTCTGCCGACGACAACTGGGACAACAACAACACTTGAAGAAGAAACATCTATGACAACAGTGCTGCCGACTACAGCCGAGACAACCTCAACTTCTGAAGAGGTCACGTTGACAACAACGTTACTGCTGGCTACACCTGCGAGATCAACAGCACTCACTGAAGAGACTTCAACGACGTTTCTACCGACTACAACTGAGACAACAACAACATTTGAAGAAGAAAC AAACGTCTACGACAACAGTGCTACCGACTACAACCGAGACAACCTCAAGTTCTGA